A genomic region of Micromonospora sp. NBRC 110009 contains the following coding sequences:
- a CDS encoding DUF4272 domain-containing protein — MRVSAPDPRAVREASLDELSRLGLPLPPPQFPLVWEPGDEIELRPTAEIEARIAVLHVILARCFGMPPQAAMSWLLESHLVETVTPPEWQFVMGGRGDHRSFVLHHDALFSLAWVLGLTKELDPTVPVDERLVERMPNLAAGETFPQWRARILAAPQHPADAAALLDLHYCLDWAYLESEQSGLALPGLVDANAIGQRRWALEWVVVLRGPYHDEPPGWEEVDLST, encoded by the coding sequence GTGCGCGTATCCGCTCCCGACCCCCGGGCCGTCCGTGAGGCGAGCCTCGACGAGCTGTCCCGCCTGGGGCTCCCGCTGCCACCACCGCAGTTCCCGCTGGTCTGGGAGCCGGGGGACGAGATCGAGCTGCGGCCGACCGCGGAGATCGAGGCCCGGATCGCGGTGCTGCACGTGATCCTGGCCCGGTGCTTCGGGATGCCCCCGCAGGCCGCGATGAGCTGGCTGCTGGAGTCGCACCTGGTCGAGACGGTGACGCCGCCGGAGTGGCAGTTCGTGATGGGCGGCCGGGGCGACCACCGGTCGTTCGTCCTGCACCACGACGCGCTCTTCTCGCTGGCCTGGGTGCTCGGGTTGACCAAGGAGCTGGACCCGACGGTGCCGGTGGACGAGCGGCTGGTGGAGCGGATGCCGAACCTGGCCGCCGGGGAGACCTTCCCGCAGTGGCGCGCCCGGATCCTGGCCGCGCCGCAGCATCCGGCCGACGCGGCCGCCCTGCTCGACCTGCACTACTGCCTGGACTGGGCGTACCTGGAGTCGGAGCAGTCCGGCCTGGCGCTGCCCGGGCTGGTCGACGCGAACGCGATCGGGCAGCGCCGGTGGGCGCTGGAATGGGTGGTGGTGCTGCGCGGGCCGTACCACGACGAGCCGCCGGGCTGGGAAGAGGTCGACCTCTCCACCTGA